The Setaria italica strain Yugu1 chromosome IX, Setaria_italica_v2.0, whole genome shotgun sequence genome has a window encoding:
- the LOC101752972 gene encoding uncharacterized protein LOC101752972 isoform X2 produces MDPEQTFLRVHARLSGMLSQLLTPRIRLALEYLYLAGAVALFCLLVVMHTNFVQQPGCSSEFSGIEFGEAQLVQIKIISGGLWASRGASYIMDLQNLGRSAEKILEVNGDKFNILASKFWSTWVGPGARRSVPDLKAAGDGSVHYPLSAKESFKAAVTYLFRKWYFRAVSFWRNVKQLSENTLQLMVRSNWNDFLHIVKDLQLPSMDHLLSTIVQWFERRSKAFEPTYLYGVEKGYFLLSESAKIRHGVRTINITISARNPCFGNRWQQLLINSIVGYDTILTNSLVNSPGHGYLYNFQTKELYDLSYGHEPQGPTRFGDYFVTKCGVLLMSLFVFFTTTMSVSFTLRETQSRMLRFTVQLQHHARHQLPTFQLIFVHVIESLVFVPIMIGILFFLFEFYDDQLLAFLVLTLVWLCELFTMISVRTSISMQFFPRFFLLYFLVFHIYFFSYTYGFSYLAFSATAAFMQHLILYFWNRFEVPALQRFIRSRAHIHQQTGVQITSSTIYTSTLHIARVNVRDPGTINDGLGAVREADALLVQDESTRNQQEGQQNGIAEPAANNALQYQEQNPQQAGNTPAGSGSLNPFGSLLLWLLGGGASDGIVSFFSMFRDVRDHAQDYTDPPRNENDQVT; encoded by the exons ATGGATCCAGAGCAGACGTTCCTGCGGGTGCACGCGCGCCTGTCGGGGATGCTGTCCCAGCTGCTCACCCCGCGGATCCGCCTCGCGCTCGAGTACCTctacctcgccggcgccgtcgcgctCTTCTGCCTGCTCGTCGTCATGCACACCAACTTCGTGCAGCAG CCTGGCTGCTCAAGTGAGTTTTCTGGAATTGAATTTGGAGAAGCACAACTTGTCCAAATCAAG ATTATCAGTGGGGGACTATGGGCCAGCAGAGGTGCTTCTTACATCATGGATCTCCAGAACCTGGGACGTTCAGCTGAGAAAATTTTAGAGGTTAATGGTGataagttcaacattttggcaTCTAAGTTTTGGTCAACCTGGGTTGGCCCTGGAGCTAGAAGGA GCGTACCAGATTTGAAGGCAGCTGGAGATGGTTCTGTACACTACCCTTTATCTGCTAAGGAGTCGTTTAAAGCAGCAGTGACGTATTTGTTCAGAAAATGGTATTTTCGTGCTGTCTCATTCTGGAGGAATGTAAAGCAACTTTCAGAAAATACCCTCCAGTTAATG GTCAGGTCAAATTGGAATGACTTCCTCCATATTGTTAAGGATCTTCAACTACCAAGCATGGATCATCTTCTTTCGACGATAG TGCAGTGGTTTGAGAGGAGAAGTAAAGCATTTGAGCCTACCTATTTATATGGGGTGGAGAAG GGATATTTCTTGCTTTCAGAAAGTGCTAAAATTCGTCATGGTGTTCGAACAATCAATATCACAATTTCTGCTCGAAATCCTTGCTTTGGAAACAG GTGGCAGCAGCTTTTGATAAACAGCATTGTTGGCTATGATACTATACTTACAAACAGCTTGGTGAATTCTCCTGGTCATG GCTATCTATACAACTTTCAGACTAAGGAGCTCTATGATCTCAGTTATGGACATGAACCACAAGGTCCTACAAGATTTGGAG ATTACTTTGTGACAAAATGTGGTGTACTTCTAATGTCACTCTTTGTCTTTTTTACAACCACCATGTCCGTTTCATTTACTCTGAGAGAAACGCAATCCCGCATGCTTAGGTTCACAG TGCAGCTTCAGCACCATGCACGCCACCAACTGCCCACTTTTCAGTTGATATTCGTGCATGTCATCGAATCATTGGTTTTTGTGCCG ATTATGATTGGGATCCTcttttttctatttgaattcTACGATGATCAATTGCTTGcgtttcttgttttgactctTGTATGGTTATGTGAGCTATTCACAATGATCAG TGTGCGGACATCTATATCGATGCAGTTCTTTCCACGCTTTTTCTTGCTTTACTTTCTGGTTTTCCATATCTACTTCTTCTCGTATACTTATG GCTTCTCATATCTGGCATTCTCTGCTACGGCCGCATTTATGCAGCATCTGATTCTATATTTTTGGAACCGGTTTGAG GTGCCAGCTCTCCAGAGATTCATTCGGAGCCGAGCTCACATTCACCAACAGACAGGTGTCCAGATTACATCTTCAACCATCTACACATCTACCTTACACATTGCTAGGGTAAATGTGAGGGACCCTGGCACTATAAATGATGGCCTTGGTGCTGTTCGTGAAGCAGATGCCCTTTTGGTTCAGGATGAGTCTACCAGGAACCAGCAAGAGGGCCAACAGAATGGAATTGCTGAGCCAGCAGCTAACAATGCTCTCCAATATCAGGAGCAAAACCCTCAGCAAGCTGGAAACACCCCTGCAGGCTCTGGTTCCCTGAATCCATTTGGCTCCCTTTTGTTGTGGTTGTTAGGAGGCGGTGCTTCTGATGGCATAGTTTCTTTCTTCTCTATGTTCAGAGATGTCCGTGATCATGCTCAAGATTACACTGATCCACCTCGAAATGAAAATGATCAGGTGACATAG
- the LOC101752972 gene encoding uncharacterized protein LOC101752972 isoform X1, with product MDPEQTFLRVHARLSGMLSQLLTPRIRLALEYLYLAGAVALFCLLVVMHTNFVQQPGCSSEFSGIEFGEAQLVQIKIISGGLWASRGASYIMDLQNLGRSAEKILEVNGDKFNILASKFWSTWVGPGARRSKLMFRTWKGDKEFEPQSENAADTTVTTTIPGVPDLKAAGDGSVHYPLSAKESFKAAVTYLFRKWYFRAVSFWRNVKQLSENTLQLMVRSNWNDFLHIVKDLQLPSMDHLLSTIVQWFERRSKAFEPTYLYGVEKGYFLLSESAKIRHGVRTINITISARNPCFGNRWQQLLINSIVGYDTILTNSLVNSPGHGYLYNFQTKELYDLSYGHEPQGPTRFGDYFVTKCGVLLMSLFVFFTTTMSVSFTLRETQSRMLRFTVQLQHHARHQLPTFQLIFVHVIESLVFVPIMIGILFFLFEFYDDQLLAFLVLTLVWLCELFTMISVRTSISMQFFPRFFLLYFLVFHIYFFSYTYGFSYLAFSATAAFMQHLILYFWNRFEVPALQRFIRSRAHIHQQTGVQITSSTIYTSTLHIARVNVRDPGTINDGLGAVREADALLVQDESTRNQQEGQQNGIAEPAANNALQYQEQNPQQAGNTPAGSGSLNPFGSLLLWLLGGGASDGIVSFFSMFRDVRDHAQDYTDPPRNENDQVT from the exons ATGGATCCAGAGCAGACGTTCCTGCGGGTGCACGCGCGCCTGTCGGGGATGCTGTCCCAGCTGCTCACCCCGCGGATCCGCCTCGCGCTCGAGTACCTctacctcgccggcgccgtcgcgctCTTCTGCCTGCTCGTCGTCATGCACACCAACTTCGTGCAGCAG CCTGGCTGCTCAAGTGAGTTTTCTGGAATTGAATTTGGAGAAGCACAACTTGTCCAAATCAAG ATTATCAGTGGGGGACTATGGGCCAGCAGAGGTGCTTCTTACATCATGGATCTCCAGAACCTGGGACGTTCAGCTGAGAAAATTTTAGAGGTTAATGGTGataagttcaacattttggcaTCTAAGTTTTGGTCAACCTGGGTTGGCCCTGGAGCTAGAAGGAGTAAGCTAATGTTTAGAACTTGGAAGGGAGACAAAGAATTTGAGCCTCAATCCGAGAATGCAGCTGACACAACTGTTACCACGACTATTCCAGGCGTACCAGATTTGAAGGCAGCTGGAGATGGTTCTGTACACTACCCTTTATCTGCTAAGGAGTCGTTTAAAGCAGCAGTGACGTATTTGTTCAGAAAATGGTATTTTCGTGCTGTCTCATTCTGGAGGAATGTAAAGCAACTTTCAGAAAATACCCTCCAGTTAATG GTCAGGTCAAATTGGAATGACTTCCTCCATATTGTTAAGGATCTTCAACTACCAAGCATGGATCATCTTCTTTCGACGATAG TGCAGTGGTTTGAGAGGAGAAGTAAAGCATTTGAGCCTACCTATTTATATGGGGTGGAGAAG GGATATTTCTTGCTTTCAGAAAGTGCTAAAATTCGTCATGGTGTTCGAACAATCAATATCACAATTTCTGCTCGAAATCCTTGCTTTGGAAACAG GTGGCAGCAGCTTTTGATAAACAGCATTGTTGGCTATGATACTATACTTACAAACAGCTTGGTGAATTCTCCTGGTCATG GCTATCTATACAACTTTCAGACTAAGGAGCTCTATGATCTCAGTTATGGACATGAACCACAAGGTCCTACAAGATTTGGAG ATTACTTTGTGACAAAATGTGGTGTACTTCTAATGTCACTCTTTGTCTTTTTTACAACCACCATGTCCGTTTCATTTACTCTGAGAGAAACGCAATCCCGCATGCTTAGGTTCACAG TGCAGCTTCAGCACCATGCACGCCACCAACTGCCCACTTTTCAGTTGATATTCGTGCATGTCATCGAATCATTGGTTTTTGTGCCG ATTATGATTGGGATCCTcttttttctatttgaattcTACGATGATCAATTGCTTGcgtttcttgttttgactctTGTATGGTTATGTGAGCTATTCACAATGATCAG TGTGCGGACATCTATATCGATGCAGTTCTTTCCACGCTTTTTCTTGCTTTACTTTCTGGTTTTCCATATCTACTTCTTCTCGTATACTTATG GCTTCTCATATCTGGCATTCTCTGCTACGGCCGCATTTATGCAGCATCTGATTCTATATTTTTGGAACCGGTTTGAG GTGCCAGCTCTCCAGAGATTCATTCGGAGCCGAGCTCACATTCACCAACAGACAGGTGTCCAGATTACATCTTCAACCATCTACACATCTACCTTACACATTGCTAGGGTAAATGTGAGGGACCCTGGCACTATAAATGATGGCCTTGGTGCTGTTCGTGAAGCAGATGCCCTTTTGGTTCAGGATGAGTCTACCAGGAACCAGCAAGAGGGCCAACAGAATGGAATTGCTGAGCCAGCAGCTAACAATGCTCTCCAATATCAGGAGCAAAACCCTCAGCAAGCTGGAAACACCCCTGCAGGCTCTGGTTCCCTGAATCCATTTGGCTCCCTTTTGTTGTGGTTGTTAGGAGGCGGTGCTTCTGATGGCATAGTTTCTTTCTTCTCTATGTTCAGAGATGTCCGTGATCATGCTCAAGATTACACTGATCCACCTCGAAATGAAAATGATCAGGTGACATAG
- the LOC101753648 gene encoding uncharacterized protein At4g15545: MPLGEGAAGMGAGDFALPDEVLAALPRDPYEQLDLARRITALAVAGRVSGLEREAGRLRAEAAEKDRESAELRERVALLDTALQETNARLRAALEDNIKLSKERDSLAQTSKKLARDLQKLESFKRHLMQSLRDDSSSPQETIDITTCDQSVASKASSCGDGGSASHPTPNVLSESFDVGSTNREGTATRPLIQKYALSSHITPRLTPEATPKILSTSTSPRRMSTTATPKLMSGATSPTRARIEGHMSMTPWYPSSKQSSAANSPPRGRPNPGRTPRIDGKEFFRQARSRLSYEQFGAFLANIKELNAHKQSREETLKKAEEIFGPDNKDLYLSFQGLLNRSMP; the protein is encoded by the exons atgccacTGGGGGAGGGCGCGGCGGGGATGGGGGCGGGGGACTTCGCGCTGCCGGACGAGGTCCTGGCGGCGCTGCCGCGGGACCCGTACGAGCAGCTGGATCTGGCGCGGCGCATCACGGCGCTGGCGGTGGCCGGGCGGGTGTCCGGGCTGGAGCGGGAGGCGGGCCGGCTGCGGGCGGAGGCCGCAGAGAAGGACCGCGAGAGTGCGGAGCTCAGGGAGCGCGTCGCGCTGCTCGACACCGCGCTGCAGGAGACCAACGCCAGGCTCCGCGCCGCGCTCGAGGACAAT ATTAAGCTCAGCAAGGAGCGGGACTCGCTGGCGCAGACGTCCAAGAAGCTGGCGCGCGACCTGCAGAAG CTGGAGTCATTCAAGAGGCATCTGATGCAGTCATTGCGTGATGATAGTTCATCG CCACAAGAAACAATTGACATTACAACATGTGATCAGTCAGTAGCATCAAAAGCGTCGTCATGTGGAG ATGGTGGATCTGCCAGTCACCCTACGCCAAATGTATTGAGCGAGTCTTTTGATGTTGGAAGTACAAACCGAGAAG GTACAGCAACAAGGCCCCTGATCCAAAAATATGCCCTCTCATCACACATCACTCCTCGCCTTACCCCGGAAGCCACACCTAAAATATTGTCCACCTCAACTTCTCCAAGGCGAATGTCTACCACAGCAACACCAAAATTGATGTCTGGTGCTACCTCACCAACAAGAGCTCGAATTGAAGGGCACATGTCAATGACACCGTGGTATCCATCAAGCAAGCAATCCTCTGCAGCTAACTCTCCACCCCGGGGACGACCCAATCCAG GTCGCACTCCTCGTATTGATGGAAAGGAGTTTTTCCGTCAGGCCAG GAGCCGTCTATCATACGAACAATTTGGAGCATTCTTAGCCAACATCAAAGAGCTGAATGCCCATAAGCAGTCACGGGAG GAAACTCTCAAGAAAGCTGAAGAGATCTTTGGTCCAGACAACAAAGATCTTTACCTCTCTTTCCAAGGATTGCTAAATCGAAGCATGCCATAG
- the LOC101754310 gene encoding LOB domain-containing protein 4, which yields MRDAVAVAVAVPGVGGRAGGGGGAASSASAPCAACKLLRRRCAAGCVFAPYFPPGEPHKFANVHKVFGASNVSKLLQEIPVQHRGDAVSSLVYEANARVRDPVYGCVGAISSLQQQVEALQAQLALAQAEMVRLKMSNDYIVHRLKAASRGGGGSSYAGSPSSMSSPKTAEPEAHCKATPELLDMVVDQPGMDDAQFWSY from the exons ATGAGGGACGCTGtggccgtggcggtggcggtgcccgGCGTCGGCGGGAGGgccgggggaggaggcggagcggcatcgtcggcgtcggcgccgtgTGCGGCGTGCAAGCTGCTGCGGCGCCGGTGCGCGGCCGGCTGCGTCTTCGCGCCCTACTTCCCGCCCGGGGAGCCGCACAAGTTCGCCAACGTGCACAAGGTCTTCGGGGCCAGCAATGTCAGCAAGCTGCTCCAG GAGATCCCGGTGCAGCACCGAGGGGACGCGGTGAGCAGCCTGGTGTACGAGGCGAACGCGCGGGTGCGGGACCCGGTGTACGGCTGCGTGGGCGCCATCTCGTcgctgcagcagcaggtggaggCGCTCCAGGCGCAGCTGGCGCTGGCGCAGGCCGAGATGGTCAGGCTCAAGATGAGCAACGACTACATCGTGCACCGCCTCAAGGCCGCCTCGCGCGGCGGAGGGGGGAGCAGCTACGCCGGCTCGCCGTCGTCCATGTCCTCGCCCAAGACGGCGGAGCCGGAGGCGCACTGCAAGGCCACGccggagctgctggacatggtCGTGGACCAGCCCGGCATGGACGACGCCCAGTTCTGGTCCTACTAG
- the LOC101770842 gene encoding uncharacterized protein LOC101770842, which produces MVHVEESTPHGYGSMPPPYCASVRHELNQSMAQVTKFLPLGNFCIPSVLSIDKVSFSGPHYFEDLTDMLGHDISELFNADFGDNSIEEEVAEQLLIMHEECLQSNYSSIERLRNLHVQGNAVSQSRQVEGSDDGRDSSDDDDDDDALMMDDDSVAAPEEMAVDRPRPSNPVTDADGWTVVPPRHGRLVAADFVTEGELSVQYVSLRLASSVTL; this is translated from the exons GTTATGGAAGTATGCCACCACCATATTGTGCATCAGTTAGACATGAGCTCAACCAGAGTATGGCACAAGTGACAAAG TTTCTTCCACTTGGGAACTTTTGTATTCCATCTGTATTGAGTATTGACAAGGTTTCTTTTTCAGGCCCACATTATTTTGAAGACTTAACAGATATGTTGGGGCATGATATATCTGAATTGTTCAATGCTGACTTTGGTGATAATAGTATTGAGGAGGAA GTCGCTGAACAGTTATTGATTATGCATGAAGAATGCCTGCAAAGCAACTATTCGTCTATAGAGAGGTTAAGGAATTTGCATGTTCAGGGGAATGCTGTTTCCCAAAGTAGGCAG GTAGAGGGGAGTGACGACGGCAGAGATAGCTcagacgacgatgacgatgacgatgccttgatgatggatgatgattcaGTTGCTGCACCAGAGGAGATGGCGGTGGACAGGCCAAGGCCCTCCAATCCCGTCACCGATGCGGATGGTTGGACTGTGGTGCCTCCCAGGCACGGTCGGCTGGTAGCTGCTGATTTTGTTACCGAAG GGGAGTTGAGTGTGCAGTATGTTTCCTTGAGGCTAGCTTCAAGCGTCACACTATGA